A portion of the Caenorhabditis elegans chromosome III genome contains these proteins:
- the gldi-9 gene encoding Actin interacting protein 3-like C-terminal domain-containing protein (Confirmed by transcript evidence): MPLFSWRPRILGGGRKTPEATQAVQITIAPEPPELPEPAASSKPRNVRFDEPKSGSFNQERAAPVDWATNNYGGEARIIGTVRPEKNLTSGSSGRIPPEENVGSDWRYADDVKVRIDPVDHQRPIDSQPSRFGQHPSRATSVLQNLREQKSNLEYDERRREVSTLPSSYSSNRPDIYGNVQRFDTVSRTESHLSSDSQATRHLDDMNVVFLQANDEVKRILLPRNIHSMHQVKMSFVRTFPNVNRSFVEQPHVKIYIQEPTKGAIFYELEDPGDIKNKSVLRLREKTRVMSPVGGGYLDQPDYHSETEQDDGRRVGMMPMMRPASAMAAPSVDYMHRNTLPLKPQPPPPQVYDIYSDPYNSDTSSHDSRSVTRSGSATPVIDRESRVRMETMERQLAGLSNLVHTALVSKGMSETTQKDMAELRREILSMHPDTARESSEKPASSLSDSISSHTAYQLSVFRSKLKDTHNELKQLKNSAQVNAQTGNTLLREAGDKIGRLVADRMRGGVSVMPIEIPATEMSNESQRNEHASQLAELLHSLTSFETNVETVRGSVLANQKKLRMSEVEDMTEKLTNIGRLAANLKTDFPPIQMAIEQQIKRDMERVVREEKFIRDQSIAVDQSLRRCKALANIMVTMKKLAMVQDPSIQRRKKHVERADSAGAPGSPRLPPKPSVAQTIAMHSAPPSPLTAPIPPPPPPPPPMLPPQQSQLAQSLQLAATSSNVVKVAPMYEYKESPKSPVSDLDNVLEEVGDPGSIPRPPSRYSVQDVRQKFSKPPELPDQLRNLIEDVARRASPGPEQMNDRRQDLEERQERLAEKQRQLRSQFQQLQQLAPLP, from the exons ATGCCTCTGTTCAGTTGGCGTCCACGTATTCTGGGAGGTGGTCGAAAGACGCCAGAAGCCACACAAGCCGTCCAAATTACTATAGCTCCTGAGCCACCGGAGCTCCCGGAGCCAGCAGCAAGCTCTAAGCCGAGAAATGTTCGATTTGATGAGCCAAAAAGTGGCTCATTTAACCAAGAAAGGGCTGCTCCTGTAGACTGGGCGACTAACAATTATGGGGGTGAAGCCAGAATTATTGGCACCGTCCGTCCGGAAAAGAATCTGACAA GCGGCTCGAGCGGACGAATCCCACCAGAAGAGAATGTTGGCAGTGATTGGAGATATGCAGATGATGTTAAAGTTCGGATTGATCCGGTAGATCATCA ACGCCCAATCGACTCCCAACCATCCCGCTTCGGTCAGCACCCCTCACGGGCCACTTCGGTTCTTCAAAACCTCCGCGAACAG AAAAGCAATCTGGAATACGATGAGCGTCGTCGTGAGGTTTCGACGTTGCCGAGCAGTTATTCGAGCAATCGACCCGATATTTACGGAAATGTTCAGCGATTCGACACAGTTAGCCGCACCGAATCTCATTT atcctcAGATTCACAAGCCACTAGACACCTTGACGATATGAATGTAGTGTTCCTTCAAGCAAATGATGAAGTCAAACGAATTCTCCTGCCACGCAACATCCATTCGATGCATCAAGTCAAAATGTCATTCGTTCGAACTTTCCCAAATGTGAATCGATCATTCGTCGAGCAACCCCATGTCAAAATCTACATTCAAGAGCCAACAAAAGGAGCCATATTCTATGAGCTTGAGGATCCTGGAGATATCAAGAACAAATCAGTGCTCAGACTTCGAGAGAAGACACGTGTCATGTCACCAGTTGGAGGAGGGTATTTGGATCAACCAGATTATCATTCGGAGACAGAGCAGGATGATGGAAGGCGAGTTGGGATGATGCCGATGATGAGGCCAGCTTCGGCGATGGCAGCTCCAAGTGTTGATTATATGCATCGGAATACACTGCCATTGAAGCCACAACCACCTCCACCACAGGTCTATGATATCTATTCGGATCCATATAACTCGGATACAAGCAGTCATGATAGCCGAAGTGTGACCAGATCTGGTTCAGCGACACCGGTGATTGATAGGGAATCTAG agtaCGAATGGAAACCATGGAACGACAACTCGCGGGACTGTCAAACCTGGTGCACACAGCTCTCGTGAGCAAGGGAATGAGCGAAACGACGCAGAAGGATATGGCAGAGCTTCGAAGGGAG ATCCTATCCATGCACCCTGACACTGCTCGAGAATCTTCCGAAAAACCAGCCTCTTCTCTATCCGACTCAATTTCCTCACACACCGCTTATCAACTCTCCGTGTTCCGTAGCAAGCTTAAAGACACTCACAATGAGCTGAAACAGCTCAAAAACTCTGCACAG GTGAATGCTCAGACTGGAAATACGCTTTTACGAGAAGCCGGGGATAAGATCGGAAGATTGGTTGCTGATAGAATGCGTGGTGGGGTTTCAGTCATGCCAATTGAGATTCCAGCTACGGAAATGAGCAACGAGAGCCAACGAAATGAGCATGCCAGTCAACTTGCAGAGCTTCTACATTCATTGAC aAGTTTCGAGACAAATGTGGAAACCGTACGTGGTAGTGTGCTTGCAAATCAGAAAAAGCTACGAATGAGCGAAGTGGAAGATATGACCGAAAAACTAACGAATATTGGACGACTTGCAGCGAACTTGAAAA ccgACTTCCCACCGATCCAAATGGCAATCGAACAACAGATCAAGAGAGATATGGAACGAGTGGTCCGAGAGGAAAAATTCATTCGCGATCAGAGTATCGCAGTGGATCAGAGCCTTCGAAGATGTAAAGCCTTGGCGAATATCATGGTTACAATGAAAAAGCTAGCCATGGTGCAAGATCCATCGATTCAACGTAGGAAGAAGCATGTGGAACGGGCGGATTCAGCTGGAGCTCCAGGATCTCCAAGATTACCTCCAAAACCTTCTGTAGCACAGACAATTGCTATGCACTCAGCTCCACCATCACCGTTGACAGCTCCGATCCCAcctccaccaccgccaccaccgccGATGCTTCCACCACAACAATCTCAGCTCGCCCAGTCCCTCCAACTAGCGGCTACCAGTTCTAATGTGGTAAAGGTTGCTCCAATGTATGAGTACAAGGAATCCCCAAAGTCGCCTGTAAGTGATCTTGACAATGTTCTCGAAGAAGTTGGAGATCCGGGCAGCATCCCACGTCCTCCAAGCCGATACTCTGTCCAAGACGTTCGACAAAAGTTCTCCAAACCGCCAGAGCTGCCAGATCAGCTCAGGAACTTGATCGAAGACGTTGCTCGGCGAGCATCCCCCGGACCGGAGCAAATGAACGATAGAAGACAGGACTTGGAAGAGCGTCAGGAGAGATTGGCTGAGAAGCAGAGACAACTGAGATCACAGTTTCAGCAATTGCAACAGCTCGCTCCACTTCCCTAA
- the gldi-9 gene encoding Actin interacting protein 3-like C-terminal domain-containing protein (Confirmed by transcript evidence): MPLFSWRPRILGGGRKTPEATQAVQITIAPEPPELPEPAASSKPRNVRFDEPKSGSFNQERAAPVDWATNNYGGEARIIGTVRPEKNLTSGSSGRIPPEENVGSDWRYADDVKVRIDPVDHQRPIDSQPSRFGQHPSRATSVLQNLREQKSNLEYDERRREVSTLPSSYSSNRPDIYGNVQRFDTVSRTESHLSSDSQATRHLDDMNVVFLQANDEVKRILLPRNIHSMHQVKMSFVRTFPNVNRSFVEQPHVKIYIQEPTKGAIFYELEDPGDIKNKSVLRLREKTRVMSPVGGGYLDQPDYHSETEQDDGRRVGMMPMMRPASAMAAPSVDYMHRNTLPLKPQPPPPQVYDIYSDPYNSDTSSHDSRSVTRSGSATPVIDRESRVRMETMERQLAGLSNLVHTALVSKGMSETTQKDMAELRREVNAQTGNTLLREAGDKIGRLVADRMRGGVSVMPIEIPATEMSNESQRNEHASQLAELLHSLTSFETNVETVRGSVLANQKKLRMSEVEDMTEKLTNIGRLAANLKTDFPPIQMAIEQQIKRDMERVVREEKFIRDQSIAVDQSLRRCKALANIMVTMKKLAMVQDPSIQRRKKHVERADSAGAPGSPRLPPKPSVAQTIAMHSAPPSPLTAPIPPPPPPPPPMLPPQQSQLAQSLQLAATSSNVVKVAPMYEYKESPKSPVSDLDNVLEEVGDPGSIPRPPSRYSVQDVRQKFSKPPELPDQLRNLIEDVARRASPGPEQMNDRRQDLEERQERLAEKQRQLRSQFQQLQQLAPLP; this comes from the exons ATGCCTCTGTTCAGTTGGCGTCCACGTATTCTGGGAGGTGGTCGAAAGACGCCAGAAGCCACACAAGCCGTCCAAATTACTATAGCTCCTGAGCCACCGGAGCTCCCGGAGCCAGCAGCAAGCTCTAAGCCGAGAAATGTTCGATTTGATGAGCCAAAAAGTGGCTCATTTAACCAAGAAAGGGCTGCTCCTGTAGACTGGGCGACTAACAATTATGGGGGTGAAGCCAGAATTATTGGCACCGTCCGTCCGGAAAAGAATCTGACAA GCGGCTCGAGCGGACGAATCCCACCAGAAGAGAATGTTGGCAGTGATTGGAGATATGCAGATGATGTTAAAGTTCGGATTGATCCGGTAGATCATCA ACGCCCAATCGACTCCCAACCATCCCGCTTCGGTCAGCACCCCTCACGGGCCACTTCGGTTCTTCAAAACCTCCGCGAACAG AAAAGCAATCTGGAATACGATGAGCGTCGTCGTGAGGTTTCGACGTTGCCGAGCAGTTATTCGAGCAATCGACCCGATATTTACGGAAATGTTCAGCGATTCGACACAGTTAGCCGCACCGAATCTCATTT atcctcAGATTCACAAGCCACTAGACACCTTGACGATATGAATGTAGTGTTCCTTCAAGCAAATGATGAAGTCAAACGAATTCTCCTGCCACGCAACATCCATTCGATGCATCAAGTCAAAATGTCATTCGTTCGAACTTTCCCAAATGTGAATCGATCATTCGTCGAGCAACCCCATGTCAAAATCTACATTCAAGAGCCAACAAAAGGAGCCATATTCTATGAGCTTGAGGATCCTGGAGATATCAAGAACAAATCAGTGCTCAGACTTCGAGAGAAGACACGTGTCATGTCACCAGTTGGAGGAGGGTATTTGGATCAACCAGATTATCATTCGGAGACAGAGCAGGATGATGGAAGGCGAGTTGGGATGATGCCGATGATGAGGCCAGCTTCGGCGATGGCAGCTCCAAGTGTTGATTATATGCATCGGAATACACTGCCATTGAAGCCACAACCACCTCCACCACAGGTCTATGATATCTATTCGGATCCATATAACTCGGATACAAGCAGTCATGATAGCCGAAGTGTGACCAGATCTGGTTCAGCGACACCGGTGATTGATAGGGAATCTAG agtaCGAATGGAAACCATGGAACGACAACTCGCGGGACTGTCAAACCTGGTGCACACAGCTCTCGTGAGCAAGGGAATGAGCGAAACGACGCAGAAGGATATGGCAGAGCTTCGAAGGGAG GTGAATGCTCAGACTGGAAATACGCTTTTACGAGAAGCCGGGGATAAGATCGGAAGATTGGTTGCTGATAGAATGCGTGGTGGGGTTTCAGTCATGCCAATTGAGATTCCAGCTACGGAAATGAGCAACGAGAGCCAACGAAATGAGCATGCCAGTCAACTTGCAGAGCTTCTACATTCATTGAC aAGTTTCGAGACAAATGTGGAAACCGTACGTGGTAGTGTGCTTGCAAATCAGAAAAAGCTACGAATGAGCGAAGTGGAAGATATGACCGAAAAACTAACGAATATTGGACGACTTGCAGCGAACTTGAAAA ccgACTTCCCACCGATCCAAATGGCAATCGAACAACAGATCAAGAGAGATATGGAACGAGTGGTCCGAGAGGAAAAATTCATTCGCGATCAGAGTATCGCAGTGGATCAGAGCCTTCGAAGATGTAAAGCCTTGGCGAATATCATGGTTACAATGAAAAAGCTAGCCATGGTGCAAGATCCATCGATTCAACGTAGGAAGAAGCATGTGGAACGGGCGGATTCAGCTGGAGCTCCAGGATCTCCAAGATTACCTCCAAAACCTTCTGTAGCACAGACAATTGCTATGCACTCAGCTCCACCATCACCGTTGACAGCTCCGATCCCAcctccaccaccgccaccaccgccGATGCTTCCACCACAACAATCTCAGCTCGCCCAGTCCCTCCAACTAGCGGCTACCAGTTCTAATGTGGTAAAGGTTGCTCCAATGTATGAGTACAAGGAATCCCCAAAGTCGCCTGTAAGTGATCTTGACAATGTTCTCGAAGAAGTTGGAGATCCGGGCAGCATCCCACGTCCTCCAAGCCGATACTCTGTCCAAGACGTTCGACAAAAGTTCTCCAAACCGCCAGAGCTGCCAGATCAGCTCAGGAACTTGATCGAAGACGTTGCTCGGCGAGCATCCCCCGGACCGGAGCAAATGAACGATAGAAGACAGGACTTGGAAGAGCGTCAGGAGAGATTGGCTGAGAAGCAGAGACAACTGAGATCACAGTTTCAGCAATTGCAACAGCTCGCTCCACTTCCCTAA
- the gldi-9 gene encoding Actin interacting protein 3-like C-terminal domain-containing protein (Confirmed by transcript evidence), whose protein sequence is MFGCIAPPRQSRSIIRSCSQDSREFHGDPRFQRPASVDLRQPRHPLTTRGRSATPPATLHGHPSQNNKPPKMKRLDKWIGNLLSERGSSGRIPPEENVGSDWRYADDVKVRIDPVDHQRPIDSQPSRFGQHPSRATSVLQNLREQKSNLEYDERRREVSTLPSSYSSNRPDIYGNVQRFDTVSRTESHLSSDSQATRHLDDMNVVFLQANDEVKRILLPRNIHSMHQVKMSFVRTFPNVNRSFVEQPHVKIYIQEPTKGAIFYELEDPGDIKNKSVLRLREKTRVMSPVGGGYLDQPDYHSETEQDDGRRVGMMPMMRPASAMAAPSVDYMHRNTLPLKPQPPPPQVYDIYSDPYNSDTSSHDSRSVTRSGSATPVIDRESRVRMETMERQLAGLSNLVHTALVSKGMSETTQKDMAELRREILSMHPDTARESSEKPASSLSDSISSHTAYQLSVFRSKLKDTHNELKQLKNSAQVNAQTGNTLLREAGDKIGRLVADRMRGGVSVMPIEIPATEMSNESQRNEHASQLAELLHSLTSFETNVETVRGSVLANQKKLRMSEVEDMTEKLTNIGRLAANLKTDFPPIQMAIEQQIKRDMERVVREEKFIRDQSIAVDQSLRRCKALANIMVTMKKLAMVQDPSIQRRKKHVERADSAGAPGSPRLPPKPSVAQTIAMHSAPPSPLTAPIPPPPPPPPPMLPPQQSQLAQSLQLAATSSNVVKVAPMYEYKESPKSPVSDLDNVLEEVGDPGSIPRPPSRYSVQDVRQKFSKPPELPDQLRNLIEDVARRASPGPEQMNDRRQDLEERQERLAEKQRQLRSQFQQLQQLAPLP, encoded by the exons ATGTTCGGATGTATCGCACCACCCCGACAGTCCAGAAGCATCATCCGATCATGCTcacag gattcCCGTGAGTTCCATGGCGATCCGCGATTCCAGCGTCCAGCCTCAGTGGACCTTCGACAACCACGACACCCACTCACGACACGAG gaagatCAGCGACACCTCCAGCGACTCTTCACGGCCACCCATCCCAAAATAACAAGCCGCCGAAAATGAAGCGACTAGACAAGTGGATTGGCAATTTACTTAGTGAAC GCGGCTCGAGCGGACGAATCCCACCAGAAGAGAATGTTGGCAGTGATTGGAGATATGCAGATGATGTTAAAGTTCGGATTGATCCGGTAGATCATCA ACGCCCAATCGACTCCCAACCATCCCGCTTCGGTCAGCACCCCTCACGGGCCACTTCGGTTCTTCAAAACCTCCGCGAACAG AAAAGCAATCTGGAATACGATGAGCGTCGTCGTGAGGTTTCGACGTTGCCGAGCAGTTATTCGAGCAATCGACCCGATATTTACGGAAATGTTCAGCGATTCGACACAGTTAGCCGCACCGAATCTCATTT atcctcAGATTCACAAGCCACTAGACACCTTGACGATATGAATGTAGTGTTCCTTCAAGCAAATGATGAAGTCAAACGAATTCTCCTGCCACGCAACATCCATTCGATGCATCAAGTCAAAATGTCATTCGTTCGAACTTTCCCAAATGTGAATCGATCATTCGTCGAGCAACCCCATGTCAAAATCTACATTCAAGAGCCAACAAAAGGAGCCATATTCTATGAGCTTGAGGATCCTGGAGATATCAAGAACAAATCAGTGCTCAGACTTCGAGAGAAGACACGTGTCATGTCACCAGTTGGAGGAGGGTATTTGGATCAACCAGATTATCATTCGGAGACAGAGCAGGATGATGGAAGGCGAGTTGGGATGATGCCGATGATGAGGCCAGCTTCGGCGATGGCAGCTCCAAGTGTTGATTATATGCATCGGAATACACTGCCATTGAAGCCACAACCACCTCCACCACAGGTCTATGATATCTATTCGGATCCATATAACTCGGATACAAGCAGTCATGATAGCCGAAGTGTGACCAGATCTGGTTCAGCGACACCGGTGATTGATAGGGAATCTAG agtaCGAATGGAAACCATGGAACGACAACTCGCGGGACTGTCAAACCTGGTGCACACAGCTCTCGTGAGCAAGGGAATGAGCGAAACGACGCAGAAGGATATGGCAGAGCTTCGAAGGGAG ATCCTATCCATGCACCCTGACACTGCTCGAGAATCTTCCGAAAAACCAGCCTCTTCTCTATCCGACTCAATTTCCTCACACACCGCTTATCAACTCTCCGTGTTCCGTAGCAAGCTTAAAGACACTCACAATGAGCTGAAACAGCTCAAAAACTCTGCACAG GTGAATGCTCAGACTGGAAATACGCTTTTACGAGAAGCCGGGGATAAGATCGGAAGATTGGTTGCTGATAGAATGCGTGGTGGGGTTTCAGTCATGCCAATTGAGATTCCAGCTACGGAAATGAGCAACGAGAGCCAACGAAATGAGCATGCCAGTCAACTTGCAGAGCTTCTACATTCATTGAC aAGTTTCGAGACAAATGTGGAAACCGTACGTGGTAGTGTGCTTGCAAATCAGAAAAAGCTACGAATGAGCGAAGTGGAAGATATGACCGAAAAACTAACGAATATTGGACGACTTGCAGCGAACTTGAAAA ccgACTTCCCACCGATCCAAATGGCAATCGAACAACAGATCAAGAGAGATATGGAACGAGTGGTCCGAGAGGAAAAATTCATTCGCGATCAGAGTATCGCAGTGGATCAGAGCCTTCGAAGATGTAAAGCCTTGGCGAATATCATGGTTACAATGAAAAAGCTAGCCATGGTGCAAGATCCATCGATTCAACGTAGGAAGAAGCATGTGGAACGGGCGGATTCAGCTGGAGCTCCAGGATCTCCAAGATTACCTCCAAAACCTTCTGTAGCACAGACAATTGCTATGCACTCAGCTCCACCATCACCGTTGACAGCTCCGATCCCAcctccaccaccgccaccaccgccGATGCTTCCACCACAACAATCTCAGCTCGCCCAGTCCCTCCAACTAGCGGCTACCAGTTCTAATGTGGTAAAGGTTGCTCCAATGTATGAGTACAAGGAATCCCCAAAGTCGCCTGTAAGTGATCTTGACAATGTTCTCGAAGAAGTTGGAGATCCGGGCAGCATCCCACGTCCTCCAAGCCGATACTCTGTCCAAGACGTTCGACAAAAGTTCTCCAAACCGCCAGAGCTGCCAGATCAGCTCAGGAACTTGATCGAAGACGTTGCTCGGCGAGCATCCCCCGGACCGGAGCAAATGAACGATAGAAGACAGGACTTGGAAGAGCGTCAGGAGAGATTGGCTGAGAAGCAGAGACAACTGAGATCACAGTTTCAGCAATTGCAACAGCTCGCTCCACTTCCCTAA
- the gldi-9 gene encoding Actin interacting protein 3-like C-terminal domain-containing protein (Confirmed by transcript evidence): MFGCIAPPRQSRSIIRSCSQDSREFHGDPRFQRPASVDLRQPRHPLTTRGRSATPPATLHGHPSQNNKPPKMKRLDKWIGNLLSERGSSGRIPPEENVGSDWRYADDVKVRIDPVDHQRPIDSQPSRFGQHPSRATSVLQNLREQKSNLEYDERRREVSTLPSSYSSNRPDIYGNVQRFDTVSRTESHLSSDSQATRHLDDMNVVFLQANDEVKRILLPRNIHSMHQVKMSFVRTFPNVNRSFVEQPHVKIYIQEPTKGAIFYELEDPGDIKNKSVLRLREKTRVMSPVGGGYLDQPDYHSETEQDDGRRVGMMPMMRPASAMAAPSVDYMHRNTLPLKPQPPPPQVYDIYSDPYNSDTSSHDSRSVTRSGSATPVIDRESRVRMETMERQLAGLSNLVHTALVSKGMSETTQKDMAELRREVNAQTGNTLLREAGDKIGRLVADRMRGGVSVMPIEIPATEMSNESQRNEHASQLAELLHSLTSFETNVETVRGSVLANQKKLRMSEVEDMTEKLTNIGRLAANLKTDFPPIQMAIEQQIKRDMERVVREEKFIRDQSIAVDQSLRRCKALANIMVTMKKLAMVQDPSIQRRKKHVERADSAGAPGSPRLPPKPSVAQTIAMHSAPPSPLTAPIPPPPPPPPPMLPPQQSQLAQSLQLAATSSNVVKVAPMYEYKESPKSPVSDLDNVLEEVGDPGSIPRPPSRYSVQDVRQKFSKPPELPDQLRNLIEDVARRASPGPEQMNDRRQDLEERQERLAEKQRQLRSQFQQLQQLAPLP, from the exons ATGTTCGGATGTATCGCACCACCCCGACAGTCCAGAAGCATCATCCGATCATGCTcacag gattcCCGTGAGTTCCATGGCGATCCGCGATTCCAGCGTCCAGCCTCAGTGGACCTTCGACAACCACGACACCCACTCACGACACGAG gaagatCAGCGACACCTCCAGCGACTCTTCACGGCCACCCATCCCAAAATAACAAGCCGCCGAAAATGAAGCGACTAGACAAGTGGATTGGCAATTTACTTAGTGAAC GCGGCTCGAGCGGACGAATCCCACCAGAAGAGAATGTTGGCAGTGATTGGAGATATGCAGATGATGTTAAAGTTCGGATTGATCCGGTAGATCATCA ACGCCCAATCGACTCCCAACCATCCCGCTTCGGTCAGCACCCCTCACGGGCCACTTCGGTTCTTCAAAACCTCCGCGAACAG AAAAGCAATCTGGAATACGATGAGCGTCGTCGTGAGGTTTCGACGTTGCCGAGCAGTTATTCGAGCAATCGACCCGATATTTACGGAAATGTTCAGCGATTCGACACAGTTAGCCGCACCGAATCTCATTT atcctcAGATTCACAAGCCACTAGACACCTTGACGATATGAATGTAGTGTTCCTTCAAGCAAATGATGAAGTCAAACGAATTCTCCTGCCACGCAACATCCATTCGATGCATCAAGTCAAAATGTCATTCGTTCGAACTTTCCCAAATGTGAATCGATCATTCGTCGAGCAACCCCATGTCAAAATCTACATTCAAGAGCCAACAAAAGGAGCCATATTCTATGAGCTTGAGGATCCTGGAGATATCAAGAACAAATCAGTGCTCAGACTTCGAGAGAAGACACGTGTCATGTCACCAGTTGGAGGAGGGTATTTGGATCAACCAGATTATCATTCGGAGACAGAGCAGGATGATGGAAGGCGAGTTGGGATGATGCCGATGATGAGGCCAGCTTCGGCGATGGCAGCTCCAAGTGTTGATTATATGCATCGGAATACACTGCCATTGAAGCCACAACCACCTCCACCACAGGTCTATGATATCTATTCGGATCCATATAACTCGGATACAAGCAGTCATGATAGCCGAAGTGTGACCAGATCTGGTTCAGCGACACCGGTGATTGATAGGGAATCTAG agtaCGAATGGAAACCATGGAACGACAACTCGCGGGACTGTCAAACCTGGTGCACACAGCTCTCGTGAGCAAGGGAATGAGCGAAACGACGCAGAAGGATATGGCAGAGCTTCGAAGGGAG GTGAATGCTCAGACTGGAAATACGCTTTTACGAGAAGCCGGGGATAAGATCGGAAGATTGGTTGCTGATAGAATGCGTGGTGGGGTTTCAGTCATGCCAATTGAGATTCCAGCTACGGAAATGAGCAACGAGAGCCAACGAAATGAGCATGCCAGTCAACTTGCAGAGCTTCTACATTCATTGAC aAGTTTCGAGACAAATGTGGAAACCGTACGTGGTAGTGTGCTTGCAAATCAGAAAAAGCTACGAATGAGCGAAGTGGAAGATATGACCGAAAAACTAACGAATATTGGACGACTTGCAGCGAACTTGAAAA ccgACTTCCCACCGATCCAAATGGCAATCGAACAACAGATCAAGAGAGATATGGAACGAGTGGTCCGAGAGGAAAAATTCATTCGCGATCAGAGTATCGCAGTGGATCAGAGCCTTCGAAGATGTAAAGCCTTGGCGAATATCATGGTTACAATGAAAAAGCTAGCCATGGTGCAAGATCCATCGATTCAACGTAGGAAGAAGCATGTGGAACGGGCGGATTCAGCTGGAGCTCCAGGATCTCCAAGATTACCTCCAAAACCTTCTGTAGCACAGACAATTGCTATGCACTCAGCTCCACCATCACCGTTGACAGCTCCGATCCCAcctccaccaccgccaccaccgccGATGCTTCCACCACAACAATCTCAGCTCGCCCAGTCCCTCCAACTAGCGGCTACCAGTTCTAATGTGGTAAAGGTTGCTCCAATGTATGAGTACAAGGAATCCCCAAAGTCGCCTGTAAGTGATCTTGACAATGTTCTCGAAGAAGTTGGAGATCCGGGCAGCATCCCACGTCCTCCAAGCCGATACTCTGTCCAAGACGTTCGACAAAAGTTCTCCAAACCGCCAGAGCTGCCAGATCAGCTCAGGAACTTGATCGAAGACGTTGCTCGGCGAGCATCCCCCGGACCGGAGCAAATGAACGATAGAAGACAGGACTTGGAAGAGCGTCAGGAGAGATTGGCTGAGAAGCAGAGACAACTGAGATCACAGTTTCAGCAATTGCAACAGCTCGCTCCACTTCCCTAA
- the pho-9 gene encoding intestinal acid PHOsphatase (Product from WormBase gene class pho;~Confirmed by transcript evidence), with product MIYRLLFLYFSVVHAELEMVQVLVRHGDRAPSFTYPLDEFNVAEHFPRGYSQLTQRGFRQAKEVGVFLRNQYKDLIDGFDRKETLIRSSDKDRCIETAMGITQTLFPDDIVPVHTYSHYKHDLLLKPNSVRCRRVDELVNADKSWLSAQVDIEHRDLFSLLSQKTGWHVTGSKISDVFNVLYRKHANGVAQPDWVNHVLANVTELKRQYRSIQFNSDEKSKMRTGYLLGQITKDMVHREETGRKMIVYATHDATVTSMMYSLGVSDHQLIPYTAALIVELHRLNGKSFVKILNRSSPESAPRELRLPGCDVLCPMETYQEFVSTRIISNKEEHDVICQNFEAPEIELPSQELPKNLPEEDHLFSTLITVGSLSYDLYANLKAKN from the exons ACACGGAGACCGAGCCCCATCATTCACATACCCTCTTGATGAGTTCAACGTCGCCGAGCATTTTCCACGTGGCTACTCTCAACTGACACAGCGTGGATTCCGACAGGCAAAGGAAGTCGGAGTGTTTCTAAGAAATCAATATAAGGATTTGATTGATGGATTTGATCGAAAAGAGACACTTATTCGATCAAGTGACAAGGATCGGTGCATTGAGACGGCGATGGGAATTACTCAGACACTGTTTCCAGATGATATTGTCCCAGTTCACACGTATTCACATTATAAACATGatttg CTCCTCAAACCAAACAGTGTCCGATGCCGACGAGTCGACGAACTTGTAAACGCCGACAAATCCTGGCTCTCCGCTCAAGTCGATATTGAGCACAGGGACCTCTTCTCtcttttatctcaaaaaaccGGCTGGCATGTGACGGGCTCAAAGATCTCCGACGTTTTTAACGTTCTCTATCGGAAACATGCAAATGGAGTTGCACAACCAGATTGGGTCAATCATGTTCTTGCAAATGTCACAGAGCTTAAGCGTCAGTACAGAAgtattcaattcaattctgATGAGAAGTCCAAAATGCGAACGGGATACCTTTTGGGGCAGATTACaaaagacatggtgcatcgagaaGAAACGGGCCGGAAGATGATTGTGTACGCCACACATGATGCTACCGTAACCTCCATGATGTACAGCTTGGGAGTGTCCGATCATCAATTGATTCCGTATACAGCTGCTTTGATTGTGGAATTGCATAGACTAAATGGAAAATCTTTTGTTAAG attctcaaCCGCAGCTCTCCGGAATCTGCTCCCCGCGAGCTTCGTCTTCCTGGATGCGATGTGCTTTGCCCAATGGAAACCTACCAGGAATTTGTTTCAACACGAATTATTTCCAACAAAGAGGAGCATGACGTCATCTGTCAGAACTTTGAAGCTCCAGAAATCGAACTTCCATCACAAGAACTTCCCAAGAACCTTCCCGAAGAAGATCACCTCTTCTCAACACTTATCACTGTCGGATCTCTTTCCTACGATCTCTATGCTAATTTgaaagcgaaaaattga